In Castanea sativa cultivar Marrone di Chiusa Pesio chromosome 6, ASM4071231v1, a single window of DNA contains:
- the LOC142640112 gene encoding uncharacterized protein LOC142640112, with the protein MEAICSWKISNNWSCPICKKALESINHALLCCDFSSPVWNLWPENPLNTREIRWSFIDSAMFLLSHHPQHDLEYFFGIAWAIWYNRNKVVHEGNCLSHQQVWQIAKNVVEDSYNAADWDFPQLRPLPTKWNLPPPGFFKVNVDGATSNLGGNSSVGAIIRDYTGQVIAASCKILKAGYSADLVETLALLHGVMLAQELHLSRVLMESNALAVIQAVNDKCTGCSSGHIIQVILQSRNSFESCTFQHTSRQFNQVAHELAHYARRAECSQDWRGVTPPFIAALVQADQL; encoded by the coding sequence ATGGAAGCTATTTGCAGCTGGAAAATCAGCAACAATTGGAGCTGTCCAATTTGCAAAAAAGCCCTCGAAAGCATCAACCATGCCCTTCTATGCTGTGACTTCTCCTCTCCTGTCTGGAATCTATGGCCTGAAAACCCCCTAAATACAAGAGAGATTCGGTGGTCCTTCATTGACTCAGCCATGTTCCTCCTTTCCCATCATCCCCAGCATGACCTGGAGTACTTCTTTGGAATTGCTTGGGCTATCTGGTATAATAGAAACAAGGTGGTCCACGAAGGAAACTGCTTATCCCATCAACAAGTCTGGCAGATTGCAAAAAATGTGGTTGAAGACTCCTACAATGCAGCTGATTGGGACTTCCCCCAACTGAGGCCTCTTCCCACCAAATGGAACCTCCCCCCTCCAGGTTTCTTTAAGGTAAACGTGGATGGAGCAACTTCGAACCTTGGGGGGAATTCTAGTGTTGGAGCAATCATTAGAGACTACACCGGCCAAGTAATAGCAGCCAGCTGCAAAATCTTGAAGGCGGGTTACTCTGCAGACTTGGTTGAAACCTTGGCCTTGCTTCATGGTGTCATGCTAGCTCAAGAATTGCACCTCTCTCGTGTCTTAATGGAGTCTAATGCTCTTGCCGTAATCCAAGCCGTTAATGACAAGTGTACAGGTTGTAGCTCAGGTCATATCATCCAAGTCATCCTGCAAAGTCGCAATTCCTTTGAGTCCTGCACTTTCCAGCATACCTCTAGACAGTTTAATCAGGTGGCACACGAACTAGCCCACTATGCTCGCAGGGCAGAATGTTCCCAAGACTGGAGAGGGGTTACTCCTCCCTTTATCGCTGCATTAGTCCAAGCTGATCAGTTGTAA